CGAAATGCGGTACGAAGCGCCGATACCGGTGTTGTTCACGGCGTCCGACTGGAACAACTTCGTGGCGGAGAGGGCCGACTGACCGAAGATCGACGAAATGCCGAGACGTGACGAGAAATCGAACGTCCGCTTGTTGATGCTGACGTAAGTTGCAGCCATCGACAGCGCGCCGTTGTCGTACTTCACGTAGGCACCGGCCGTGCGTCCCTGGGCGTTGCCGCCAGCGAAGCCATACATCAGACCGCCCGTCAGTCCGTGGAAGCTCGTGCTGTTCCACTTCACGGCGTTATCGATCTGTGATGAATTCGCCAGATTGTCGAGGTTGCCGGGGTGATAGGCGTACAGATTGTGCTGCCAGAAGCCGTTCGAGAAGCGGATCGAGACGTCTTGCATGAAGTCTGTCTGGTGCCCGATCGATACCGTACCGAAACGATCGCTGGCGAGTCCGACCCATGCCTGACGATTCCACTCGACGCCGCTATTGATCAGCGCACCGGAGCTTGTATTGAAGCCCTGTTCGAGTTGGAAGACAGCGGCGAGACCGCCCCCGAGATCCTCACGTCCTTTAATGCCGAAACGGTCGGGTTGACCGATACCGGCGTCCATTTTGAACAGACGTCCGCCGCCCTGATTGCTCACATAAGTGAGGCCGTCGTCGACCGTCCCGTAAATCTGCAACGAATTGCCAGCGGCATGTGCCGCGCCAACGCATGCCAAAAGGCAGGCTGCGCCGATACTGCGTCTCTTCACCATCCACTCCTGTTTGCCTCTGATGCCCGGGGCTGTTGACGCCCTTTGCCAGCACGCTCGACGTCATTCCCAACGTCCCGACCGCCGCACCAAAATTGTCTTACCTATGAAACAATGATTAATAGGTGAGACAATTATGTCGAAGTGGTTACTGTGAGACAAGCAGAAAATAAGTAAGCATTTATTGATGTTGTGCAAATGCTAATGACAAAGGTGACGCGCGTCTGCGGGAAAAAATAGGGGAATGGCACGACTGGGGCCGTTTAGGCGTGGCCGATCGGCAGAAGGCGAGACGAGCGCAACAAAGTGCGCAACGAGGTGGGGCGGAGAAAAGTGGGGGGCGCAGGAGTGGCGGCGATCGCCGGCCCCCTGACGCAGTGACTTAAAGGTAGTGGAACGGAGTCAGGGGGCCGGTGATTGGCGCTG
This window of the Pandoraea sputorum genome carries:
- a CDS encoding porin, which codes for MVKRRSIGAACLLACVGAAHAAGNSLQIYGTVDDGLTYVSNQGGGRLFKMDAGIGQPDRFGIKGREDLGGGLAAVFQLEQGFNTSSGALINSGVEWNRQAWVGLASDRFGTVSIGHQTDFMQDVSIRFSNGFWQHNLYAYHPGNLDNLANSSQIDNAVKWNSTSFHGLTGGLMYGFAGGNAQGRTAGAYVKYDNGALSMAATYVSINKRTFDFSSRLGISSIFGQSALSATKLFQSDAVNNTGIGASYRISSRWNVHALYTRSEVRAPGGSGNMFNYDVGTEYRVTEANALTLGYSYSSFNHTHYNQIEAGDLYSFSKRTQLQAQVTYIGATGNNHAASYPIGASSNHDQMLVRVGMYHSF